The following proteins are encoded in a genomic region of Glycine max cultivar Williams 82 chromosome 18, Glycine_max_v4.0, whole genome shotgun sequence:
- the LOC100779684 gene encoding PH, RCC1 and FYVE domains-containing protein 1, whose protein sequence is MADPASYGSLERDIEQALIAIKKGTQLIKYSRKTKPKVCPFRLSLDETTLIWISHKKERNLKLSSVSRIIPGQRTVVFRRYLQPEKDYLSFSLVYNNGERTLDLICKDQDEAEVWFTGLKTLISTGKLRRIGSELFNDGADFIPNGGPFGAALEFAISISHNKKVSFDFASREPSLNLATTDVGLERRANNMQPRTSIGDGFRVSVSSTPSVLSTGSGPDDIESLGDVYIWGEVWASGVSPDGFSTQAPSTTDVLIPKPLESSVVLDVQQIASGVRHIALVTRQGEVFTWGEECGGRLGHGIDRDFGRPQLVEFLAVTSMDFVACGENHTCAVSTYDDIFSWGDGTYNVGLLGHGTDVSHWIPKRISTGPLEGLQVISIACGTWHSALATSNGKLFTFGDGTFGVLGHGNRESIPYPKEVKFLNGSKTIKVACGVWHTAAIVEVTFQSNSNVSSRKLFTWGDGDKYRLGHGNKGTYLQPTCVSALIKYNFHQIACGHTMTVALTTSGHVFTMGSNENGQLGNRLADEKVPILVQDKLVGEFVEEIACGSHHVAALTSRSELYTWGKGANGRLGHGDIEDRKSPTLVESLRDRHVKNISCGSNFTSCICIHKWVSGVDQSVCTGCRQPFGFTRKRHNCYNCGLVHCHGCSSKKVLKASLAPTPGKPHRVCDSCYNKLKAVEACASSNLHRKMTTTPRYSIDGRERFGQGEVKSSRLILPPITEPMKFHQIMANKMGNKHDYSSMSPTSQVPSLLQLNDIAFGNSISSTQNVLKSAIAPSPTPTPPVNQRPASPYSRRASPPRSRASGFSRSLVDSLRKTNELLNQEVSKMQNQIRSSKLRNDMEIQKLQKTITEATSFAVEESSKHKAMKEFFESTVDQMKEMIEKLPPDVLDSENWKIMLTRAEDFLKEKSEFETPSNVKSQQQHELNTPNSYSSSSKLQEHGIEENNETVGVDPSSQDEGNVQVSNSSSLSNNEASMPSQNDSKSQHSSRPGKEGEMQVMEQFEPGVHVTLIVKPGGVRIFKRVKFSKRRFHEHQAEEWWSKNKDRVLRKYSTPQATNFEGIRSSNTLPPPPTEENIEAMSS, encoded by the exons GACTCAGTTAATAAAATACAGTCGAAAAACCAAGCCAAAAGTTTGCCCATTCAGACTTTCTCTG GATGAAACAACACTAATTTGGATTTCTCACAAGAAGGaaaggaatttgaaattatcTTCAGTTTCACGTATTATACCTGGACAAAGAACT GTTGTCTTTCGAAGATATTTACAGCCAGAAAAAGATTATCTATCATTTTCACTTGTTTATAATAACGGGGAGCGAACACTTGATTTG ATATGCAAGGACCAAGATGAGGCAGAGGTATGGTTTACAGGCCTTAAGACATTAATTTCTACTGGAAAGCTTAGGCGCATTGGAAGTGAATTATTTAAT gATGGTGCTGATTTTATTCCAAACGGTGGTCCTTTTGGTGCAGCACTAGAATTTGCTATAAGCATTTCTCATAACAAGAAGGTCTCTTTTGATTTTGCTTCTCGTGAGCCTTCATTGAATTTGGCAACCACAGATGTGGGGTTAGAGCGACGTGCTAATAATATGCAACCAAGAACAAGCATTGGAGATGGTTTTCGTGTCAGCGTGTCGAGTACACCGAGTGTTTTGAGTACAGGGTCAGGACCAGATGACATAGAATCACTTGGTGATGTTTATATATGGGGAGAGGTTTGGGCAAGTGGGGTTTCACCTGATGGATTTTCCACACAAGCCCCTTCCACAACAGATGTGTTGATTCCTAAGCCATTGGAGTCAAGTGTTGTTCTTGATGTTCAACAGATTGCATCTGGTGTGAGGCACATTGCTTTGGTAACAAGGCAAGGGGAGGTTTTTACTTGGGGAGAAGAATGTGGGGGAAGACTTGGCCATGGAATTGATAGAGATTTCGGTCGCCCTCAACTTGTTGAGTTTTTGGCAGTTACTAGTATGGATTTTGTTGCATGTGGAGAGAATCATACATGTGCTGTTTCTACATATGATGATATTTTCTCATGGGGTGATGGTACATACAATGTTGGACTTCTTGGTCATGGAACTGATGTTAGCCATTGGATACCAAAAAGAATTAGTACCGGTCCTTTAGAAGGGCTTCAAGTTATATCCATTGCATGTGGCACATGGCATTCAGCACTAGCAACTTCTAATGGAAAACTTTTTACCTTCGGTGATGGAACATTTGGAGTTTTAGGCCATGGAAACAGAGAAAGTATTCCATATCCAAAGGAGGTGAAATTTTTAAATGGATCGAAAACCATTAAGGTTGCATGTGGAGTGTGGCACACGGCAGCCATTGTAGAGGTTACTTTTCAATCCAATTCAAACGTTTCATCCAGGAAGCTTTTCACTTGGGGAGATGGCGACAAATATCGTTTAGGACATGGGAACAAGGGAACATACCTTCAACCAACTTGTGTCTCTGcacttattaaatataatttccaCCAGATAGCATGTGGACACACCATGACTGTTGCCCTCACTACATCTGGTCACGTCTTTACTATGGGAAGCAATGAAAATGGTCAACTAGGAAACCGTTTGGCTGATGAAAAAGTACCTATCCTAGTGCAAGACAAGTTGGTGGGTGAATTTGTTGAGGAAATAGCATGTGGTTCTCATCATGTTGCTGCCTTGACATCAAGAAGTGAACTATATACATGGGGGAAAGGTGCCAATGGGAGATTGGGACATGGAGACATAGAGGATAGAAAATCCCCAACATTAGTAGAATCCTTAAGAGATAGGCATGTAAAGAATATCTCTTGTGGCTCAAACTTTACATCTTGCATATGCATTCATAAATGGGTCTCTGGAGTTGACCAATCTGTTTGCACTGGTTGTAGACAACCATTTGGTTTCACTAGAAAGAGGCATAATTGCTACAATTGTGGATTAGTGCATTGCCATGGTTGTAGTTCAAAAAAGGTATTGAAAGCATCATTGGCTCCAACACCGGGAAAACCTCATCGCGTGTGTGACTCTTGTTATAATAAGCTTAAAGCTGTTGAGGCATGTGCTAGTTCTAATCTTCATAGGAAAATGACCACAACACCTCGCTATTCCATAGATGGTAGGGAAAGATTTGGTCAAGGAGAAGTAAAGTCTTCAAGACTTATTTTGCCTCCTATCACAGAACCAATGAAATTTCATCAGATAATGGCTAATAAGATGGGAAACAAACATGATTATTCTTCCATGTCTCCAACTTCCCAAGTTCCATCACTTTTGCAATTGAATGATATTGCATTTGGTAACTCAATAAGTTCAACTCAAAATGTTTTGAAGTCTGCTATAGCTCCTAGTCCAACACCAACTCCACCTGTCAACCAAAGACCAGCATCTCCTTATTCAAGAAGGGCAAGCCCTCCACGTTCTAGAGCTTCAGGATTTTCTAGAAGTCTTGTTGATAGTTTGAGGAAGACAAATGAACTTTTGAATCAAGAAGTTTCAAAAATGCAAAATCAG ATTCGAAGTTCGAAGCTAAGAAATGACATGGAAATTCAAAAGCTCCAAAAAACTATCACCGAAGCTACCTCCTTTGCTGTAGAGGAATCCTCTAAGCATAAAGCCATGAAAGAATTTTTTGAGTCTACGGTGGATCag ATGAAGGAAATGATTGAGAAGTTGCCTCCAGATGTTTTAGATAGTGAAAATTGGAAAATCATGCTTACTCGAGCTGAggattttctaaaagaaaaatcagaatTTGAAACACCATCAAATGTGAAGTCTCAACAACAACATGAACTTAATACACCTAACTCATATAGTAGCTCTTCTAAATTGCAAGAACATggaatagaagaaaataatgaaacgGTAGGAGTTGACCCATCATCACAAGATGAAGGAAACGTTCAAGTAAGCAATAGCTCATCTTTATCAAACAATGAAGCATCAATGCCttcacaaaatgattcaaaatcacAACACTCTTCAAGGCCAGGCAAAGAAGGAGAAATGCA